A stretch of Besnoitia besnoiti strain Bb-Ger1 chromosome V, whole genome shotgun sequence DNA encodes these proteins:
- a CDS encoding mRNA capping enzyme, beta chain protein (encoded by transcript BESB_061990): MDGSRSLGRDAGELSPAASMAPAGSAAVSPSPILLPEGSLTASEGPGARGKCSSRQRLELSASASATLSSPSSSSPSSSSSSSHSSSSSSSSSTSPSLSSQSSPQSTLSSPTSWNAVFAPSLPSSASPDVAASLALGASPSAPDSGLPRTEPRSPSSSLSSAPGVHFPLLPSFAQAGSPAAPSAARAQMQRPSASSDPSTSPAGRMAGERLRGRPQVNDPMQRHAAAEGQQPLGSGAKRESDLCSRAGERSAPGTPGKIARKSIAESKKTPSEQTLAALEAVSAARASPHKTPPDASKHPSGTSPSAASPSGTADSGVDLTVASERLDGSRSRLCDTLATELAQQLEMIVEDTPGLLSTLNQDATDKSDALPIELEIEGRLGVLIDLDTGSRLRLPLSSLALLSSSFCSGGGGAPSGSSGLRFEAGVSQKQFTSIQEFIVDTVVGKAAPGQTGGAGAQTAGMPRAAGQSPGGQKRTRDQIASNARAYSSGVRSQAPEEEDYLSDWASLIDDDSSSEDDADGRASSRLRQRKRGKLRVRRERSPSRAVASAPPPEAAAWVQLPIQATEEEYHSLSCMPDTAIRVSYPHPRSLPGSLLPLGAIWKSNQMTWNLYAGQDSEQEWADDAARGGGPDEGCSAWGDDDSGRRRVDCRLAINIEHHPNLREVVRDLERRSKMGGRPLTGQGSQGPVMRRIRKRQSFVHPCGVRIDLTEVRMDMGGGGKGPGGKGRERLLFEVETELNSVLVLQAIQYKQMTGDSLPLLSLCVSFLTVLEDLSVHLNAVLVAASSGSGSFSQAAGLLTGPALSPAGEPRFADLSQCFPPSPSVALFKEYLSPCLPLIGDYAFRAVAKELAKKGEERLQDYLTKIDVDEKSLYTNDTVTIVGPWVPCLNEEGRLEFAVPVARPSQP, translated from the exons ATGGACGGCTCGAGGTCActcggcagagacgcgggcgagctGAGCCCAGCGGCCTCCATGGCGCCTGCTGgctccgccgctgtctctccttcgccgatCCTTCTGCCTGAAGGGAGCTTGACTGCGTCCGAAGGCCCCGGCGCACGTGGAAAGTGCTCTTCGCGTCAACGCCTCGAGCTGTCTGCTTCAGCTTCCGCCAccctctcttcgccctcctcgtcttcgccctcgtcctcctctaGCAGTAGTcactcttcttcgtcctcgtcttcgtcatcCACCTCcccttcgctttcttcgcagTCTTCTCCGCAGTCGACACTGTCATCACCCACTTCGTGGAACGCAGTCTTCGCACCCTCGCTTccctcgtccgcctcgcccgacgtggcggcctcgctggcgctcggggcgtctccgtctgcgccaGACTCCGGACTCCCCCGCACCgagccgcggtcgccgagctcttcgctgtcttccgcTCCAGGCGTTCACTTCCCCCTTTTGCCTTCCTTTGCGCAAGCAggctctcccgcggcgcccagcgctGCCCGGGCACAGATGCAGCGCCCCAGCGCTTCTTCTGACCCGTCGACGAGCCCTGCGGGGAGGATGGCGGGCGAGAGGCTTCGCGGCAGACCGCAGGTGAATGATCCAATGCAGCGCCACGCGGCAGCCGAAGGGCAACAGCCGCTCGGTTCGGGAGCCAAGCGAGAGAGCGATCTCTGCTCCCGTGCGGGGGAGCGCAGCGCTCCAGGCACACCCGGCAAGATCGCACGCAAATCGATCGCGGAGTCCAAGAAAACGCCGTCGGAGCAAACGCTGGCGGCACTCGAGGCGGTGTCTGCAGCTCGAGCATCGCCCCACAAGACTCCGCCTGACGCGTCAAAACACCCTTCTGGGACTTCACCGTCGGCTGCGTCCCCCTCGGGAACTGCCGACTCCGGGGTGGATCTTACTGTCGCCTCGGAGCGGCTGGACGGCAGTCGGTCGAGACTCTGCGACACTTTGGCTACCGAGcttgcgcagcagctggagaTGATTGTGGAAGACACGCCTGGGCTCTTGTCAACGCTGAATCAAGACGCGACAGACAAGAGCGACGCCCTTCCCATTGAGCTCGAAATTGAAGGACGCCTCGGTGTGTTGATCGATCTGGACACGGGCTCCCGACTGCGTCttccgctgtcttctctggCCCTCCTCAGTTCGAGCTTTTGCtctgggggcggcggggccccCTCTGGATCGTCCGGCCTCCGCTTTGAGGCTGGCGTCAGCCAGAAACAGTTTACGTCTATCCAGGAGTTTATCGTGGACACAGTTGTTGGGAAGGCCGCACCGGGGCAGACCGGCGGGGCGGGTGCGCAGACAGCCGGGATGCCCAGGGCGGCGGGACAGTCCCCTGGCGGGCAAAAGAGAACCCGCGACCAGATCGCCTCGAATGCGCGGGCCTATTCCAGTGGAGTAaggtcgcaggcgccggaggaggaggactaTCTAAGCGACTGGGCGTCGTTGATTGACGACGACTCGAGCagtgaagacgacgcagacggcagGGCCTCGTCGCGACTTCGGCAGAGGAAGCGGGGCAagctgcgtgtgcggcgagagagaTCGCCTTCGCGGGCCGTCGCgtcagctccgccgccggaggccgccgcgtggGTCCAGTTGCCGATTCAAGCGACGGAAGAAGAATATCACAGTCTGTCCTGCATGCCGGACACAGCGATTCGTGTGTCGTATCCTCACCCGCGGTCGCTTCCAGGCAGCCTTCTTCCACTAGGCGCCATTTGGAAAAGCAATCAGATGACTTGGAACCTGTACGCGGGTCAAGACAGCGAGCAGGAGTgggccgacgacgcggctcgcggcggcggtcccGACGAGGGGTGCTCTGCGTGGGGGGACGACGAcagcggaagacggcgcgTCGACTGCAGGCTGGCGATCAACATTGAGCACCACCCGAACCTGAGAGAAGTCGTGCGCGATTTGGAGCGGAGAAGCAAAATGGGCGGCAGGCCCCTCACGGGGCAAGGAAGCCAGGGCCCCGTGATGCGCAGAATTCGAAAGCGACAGAGCTTCGTCCATCCCTGCGGAGTGCGAATCGATCTCACCGAAGTCCGCATGGACATGGGCGGCGGTGGCAAGGGCCCTGGAGGCAAAGGCAGAGAGCGGCTGCTTTTCGAAGTTGAAACGGAGTTGAACTCCGTTCTTGTCCTTCAG GCCATACAGTATAAACAAATGACAGGGGACAGTCTGCCCCTGCtttcgctctgcgtctcaTTCCTTACGGTTTTGGAGGATTTGTCTGTGCACCTAAACGCAGTGCTTGTCGCTGCGTCGTCCGGTTCAGGGAGCTTCTCTCAAGCCGCCGGGTTGTTGACAGGTCCTGCCTTGTCGCCAGCTGGTGAGCCGCGCTTCGCAGATCTCTCTCAGTGTTTCCCTCCGTCTCCGTCGGTGGCCTTATTCAAAGAGTATTTGTCGCCGTGTCTGCCTCTCATCGGAGATTACGCGTTCCGAGCTGTGGCCAAGGAGCTcgcgaagaagggagaggagaggctgcAAGACTACCTCACGAAAATTGACGTGGATGAGAAATCGCTCTACACAAATGACACG GTGACCATCGTCGGGCCCTGGGTGCCGTGCCTCAACGAGGAGGGTCGCCTGGAATTCGCTGTCCCTGTCGCGCGCCCGAGCCAGCCGTGA
- a CDS encoding transcription factor s-ii (tfiis), central domain-containing protein (encoded by transcript BESB_061980) codes for MQTEAPSSVHFVAGQAQLPLQYVARSSSPPMIPGGLAAGPSIPGQPAAVSLQAPYAAPQQLEVPMLGSQNYGCQVAPARELLPPGFRPERDLPPAESGGTDGPEVEDLTGPTLEAPESPSSPPSPGEVAGSGRGARSPPVCLFQLAGETFYLGDWVRLKSSGERDWVAQIVAYFPGSDASDLGDGAEDADGESGGGGRILCRWGWDPRDLRKEACPALPLQSYSRFEVIPAINFCDENPIQSIKAKVRVERYEKWRLRTSYPPLVRCAADEEDEEKHAARESAGAASAPEEAGRAGMPSVLFFRHCHEIETGFHPSLLADVYRFKGISRSLSAAAASPTTGDSPIPQLPSPGSAAEFPGGVAKAPVIDLCAEEGEQGSALATGSGVPEGGGSRSAVPAYRRYQCARNPDVRHFFCCHCQSTFAPPDDISPPAWPEGEAGGGPGSHGPAASYHPALVAPAGGTSPPLPELELLPLAEFLQSTDEAPVRVLAPAQLPFVWRRFPAEGDFTILCWKCKGKRRRKREGVTEKLKPRRESETPRAERKSGVVSRRKRRDDSADEVDAAGGDARRGGASGGEKGPRSESQQRDAGRLLKKTLSERQDKEEGSPSRAQKRRREAEGEAATGSASENARSGDDTDAEKTTQESRKRQDGTEAERGRKRRKAARGVARAAAAAMAAEASSSSDAGQKEDSDGDFVAESDEESGGEGVQPEHAPTEDRDHEKSKRPVRQGGSTGHADGLSAPFLSRKVRKDGGMTNGASTAGASTAGASTAGASAATASGSRVKASAATSSRRPSSGAAASSVAASAGVPRKPASTDWHAGNQARVDRLAEAFRLGIRELAQEAKAAAAGAGRAKASATPGAAAKEEVAPVVKVQDDGGAAAESRTGDSASSESTDGGAKASETEDPVARMLRGLRFSTGEACAKAVNAAFMSQHRTLNSRRQKQRFFELLSNLKRENNQELRKKVLTGQISVNRLVTMESAELAPSFVRKEREEERERHFRQAVLLHETPVTALARLRKTHKGIEPVLEDSDFLQSSPPASEPAPPVIAVEKGRQGKAKHKRERVRLHESGSSSSSGGSSDSSDGATSDGEESGSGTSSSSYDSSDDSASSSSDSDFGGDSSPSRKRAEGGGADESGGGVVGASGPATDAPEGSQDAAAACRVQEQLASLKRLFSQAAPGVGASPGSEDHGAGGDGVSVQSETSAGDAKGSEGGGERGASQRPRQPRERRVVFAGQTRSADGGGGKGISTKSRRRRHLLAHTSASGAPGAAVPHLPRLPELLPNQAAGDESPQQRGGGGKEAGRKDPAGARGGRQSSASTNLGVPLDCSTFSPEACKERVRQLLESVPAVGTQAPPARATPLLDYRAVVGSMLRYLNVALDRVTAEVHRR; via the coding sequence aTGCAGACTGAAGCGCCTTCATCTGTCCATTTCGTCGCTGGGCAAGCGCAGCTTCCGCTGCAATACGTGGctcgctcctcttctccgccgatGATTCCTggcgggctcgcggcggggCCTTCCATTCCTGGGCAGCCGGCGGCCGTGTCTCTTCAGGCCCCGtatgcggcgccgcagcagctggaggtCCCCATGCTCGGTTCACAGAATTATGGGTGTCAGGTCGCCCCTGCACGCGAGCTCTTGCCTCCCGGTTTTCGGCCGGAGCGCGACCTCCCCCCAGCTGAGTCTGGCGGGACAGATGGCCCTGAGGTGGAGGACTTGACGGGACCGACTTTGGAGGCTCCAGAGTCCCCGTCCTCGCCCCCGTCGCCCGGAGAAGTAGCGGGATCAGGTCGGGGCGCCAGAAGCCCCCCCGTGTGTCTGTTTCAGCTAGCTGGCGAGACGTTTTATCTCGGGGACTGGGTTCGCCTTAAGAGCTCGGGCGAGCGAGACTGGGTGGCGCAGATCGTCGCATACTTTCCAGGGTCAGACGCGAGTGACTTAGGGgatggcgcggaggatgcagacggcgagagcggcggcggaggccgcatTCTGTGTCGGTGGGGCTGGGATCCTCGGGATCTTCGAAAGGAGGCCTGCCCGGCGTTGCCGCTGCAATCCTACAGCCGTTTCGAGGTCATCCCGGCGATCAACTTTTGCGACGAAAACCCCATTCAAAGCATCAAGGCCAAGGTCCGCGTGGAGCGCTACGAGAAGTGGAGGCTTCGGACCTCGTATCCGCCCCTCgttcgctgcgcggcagacgaagaggatgaAGAGAAGCACGCGGCTCGAGAGAGCGCCGGTGCCGCGTCCGCACCGGAGgaagcaggccgcgcgggaATGCCCTCCGTTCTGTTTTTTCGGCACTGCCACGAGATCGAGACCGGCTTCCATCCCTCGCTTTTGGCAGACGTCTATCGGTTCAAGGGAATCAGtcgttctctctccgcggcagcggcctcgccgacCACGGGAGACTCACCTATTCCACAGTTGCCCTCTCCAGGTTCAGCGGCGGAGTTCCCCGGCGGggtcgcgaaggcgccggtgATTGACTTGTgcgccgaggaaggcgagcaggGATCGGCGCTCGCGACCGGAAGCGGCGTGCctgaagggggggggagtcGCTCCGCTGTGCCCGCCTACCGCAGGTACCAGTGTGCGCGGAATCCCGACGTGCGGCATTTCTTCTGTTGCCACTGTCAAAGCACCTTCGCGCCTCCGGACGACatctcgcctccggcgtggcccgagggggaggcgggggggggccCGGGGTCTCATGGTCCGGCGGCGTCGTACCACCCCGCCTTGGTTGCGCCAGCGGGCGGAACGAGCCCGCCGCTCCCCGAACTCGAGCTCCTGCCGCTGGCTGAATTCCTTCAGTCGACAGACGAGGCGcccgtccgcgtcctcgcgcccgcgcagctccCTTTCGTCTGGAGGCGGTTccctgcggagggcgacttCACCATTCTCTGCTGGAAGTGCAAAGGCAAGCGGCGCCGGAAGCGCGAAGGCGTGACGGAGAAGCTGAAACCGAGGCGGGAAtccgagacgccgcgcgcggaacgAAAGAGCGGTGTGGTCAGCCGAAGGAAGCGCCGAGACGACTCGGCCGACGAGGTGGATGCGGCagggggcgacgcgcggcgaggcggcgcctctggaggcgagaagggccCTCGTTCGGAGTCGCAGCAGCGAGATGCTGGGCGGCTGCTGAAGAAGACGCTTTCAGAGCGCCAGGATAAGGAGGagggctcgccgtcgcgcgcgcagaaacgGCGACGtgaagcggaaggcgaggcggcgacggggagCGCCAGTGAAAACGCGCGTAGCGGCGACGACACCGATGCAGAAAAAACGACGCAGGAGTCGAGGAAGCGGCAAGATGGAACCGAGGCCGAGCGGGGACGGAAGCGTCGGAAGGCAGCGCGTGgcgtcgcgcgagccgcagcagccgcgatgGCCGCAGAGGCTTCCTCTTCGAGCGATGCAGGGCAGAAAGAGGATTCAGATGGAGACTTTgtcgcggagagcgacgaggaaagtggcggcgaaggcgtgcAACCCGAGCACGCGCCAACGGAGGATCGCGACCACGAGAAATCCAAGCGCCCAGTCCGCCAAGGAGGATCGACAGGGCACGCAGACGGCCTCTCTGcccccttcctctctcgaAAAGTCAGGAAAGACGGAGGGATGACGAACGGGGCCTCGACTGCCGGGGCCTCGACTGCCGGGGCCTCGACTGCcggggcctctgcagcgaccGCGTCAGGGTCGCGGGTCAAGGCCTCGGCAGCCacctcgtcgcgcaggccATCTAgcggtgcggcggcgtccagcgtcgccgcttcAGCGGGAGTGCCTCGAAAACCCGCTTCCACGGACTGGCACGCAGGCAACCAGGCGCGCGTTGATCGCCTCGCAGAAGCGTTTCGCCTGGGGATTCGAGAgctcgcgcaggaggcgaaggccgctgcggccggcgcaggccgcgcgaaggcgtccgcaacgccgggggcggcggccaaAGAAGAAGTCGCCCCAGTCGTCAAGGTGcaagacgacggaggcgctgcagcagaaagcaGGACAGGAGACTCCGCTTCCTCTGAATCGACCGACGGCGGAGCCAAGGCGTCCGAGACAGAAGATCCTGTCGCAAGGATGCTGCGGGGCCTCCGTTTCTCTACTGGGGAGGCGTGCGCGAAGGCCGTGAATGCGGCCTTCATGTCTCAGCACAGGACTTTGAATTCGCGCCGACAGAAGCAGCGGTTCTTCGAGCTTCTCTCGAACTTGAAGCGAGAAAACAACCAGGAGCTCAGGAAGAAAGTGCTGACGGGTCAGATTTCCGTCAACCGCTTGGTCACGATGGAGTCCGCCGAGCTCGCCCCTTCGTTTGTGCGGAAGGAACGTGAGGAGGAGCGTGAACGCCACTTCCGGCAAGCAGTTCTTCTGCATGAGACGCCCGTGACGGCCttggcgcgtctgcgcaagACGCACAAGGGCATCGAGCCCGTCCTCGAGGACTCGGATTTCCTTcagtcgtcgcctccggcgtcaGAGCCGGCACCTCCAGTCATTGCCGTTGAGAAGGGCCGCCaggggaaggcgaagcacaAGAGAGAACGCGTCCGCCTGCAcgagagcggcagcagcagcagctcgggCGGGTCGAGTGACTCTAGCGATGGAGCGACTtcggacggcgaggagagcggcagcggcacctCGTCAAGCAGCTacgacagcagcgacgacagcgccagcagcagcagcgacagtgACTTTGGAGGGGACTCCTCGCCGTCCCGAAAGCGAGCGGAGGGGGGCGGAGCGGACGAAAGCGGGGGGGGAGTTGTCGGGGCCTCGGGGCCTGCGACCGACGCGCCGGAAGGAAGTCaagacgcagccgccgcctgtCGAGTTCAAGAGCAGCTCGCCTCGTTGAAGCGGTTGTTCTCGCAGGCTGCGCCCGGCGTGGGGGCGAGCCCAGGCTCTGAGGACcacggggcggggggcgacgGAGTCTCCGTGCAGAGTGAAACGAGCGCAGGGGACGCGAAGGGATCCGAGGGCggtggagagcgaggcgcttcgcagAGGCCACGGCAGCCTCGCGAGAGACGGGTCGTCTTCGCAGGCCAGACACGCAGCGCGGAcgggggaggagggaagGGAATCTCTACCAagagcagaaggcgaaggcatCTGCTGGCGCATACGAGCGCGTCGGGGGCGCCTGGTGCTGCGGTCCCGCaccttccgcgccttcccGAGCTCCTTCCGAATcaggccgcgggcgacgagtcTCCTCAACAacggggaggaggcggcaagGAGGCCGGCAGAAAAGATCCGGCGGGAgcgcggggcgggcgccagTCAAGCGCAAGCACGAATCTGGGGGTTCCCCTGGACTGCAGTACCTTCAGCCCCGAAGCATGCAAAGAACGCGTCCGGCAGCTCCTCGAGAGTGTCCCCGCGGTcggcacgcaggcgccgccagccagaGCCACGCCCCTCCTCGACTACCGGGCTGTTGTGGGCTCCATGCTCCGCTATCTCAACGTCGCGCTAGACCGCGTCACAGCAGAGGTTCATCGGCGATGA